The bacterium genome includes the window ATATTGGGACAAAAATAGAAGATTATAAAAAGGATAATTGGAAGGAAATTTTGCAGGCAAACATAAAAAGAACAGAGGAGGCTTTAAGGGTTCTTGAGGAATTTTTAGGCAGCGATTTTAGGAAGATAAGGTATAGCGTCTATGCAATAGAAAAGGCTTTGTTTAAGCCAAGGATAAAGGGTTTATACTTAATCATTGATACAGGGTTGTGTGAACCTATAGATGTAGTAGAAAAGGCAATTGATGCGGGTGTTAAGATAATCCAACTAAGGGACAAAAGGGGCAATATTAGGGAATTTTTGAAAATAGGAGAGAAAATAAGAAGCCTCTCAGATGAGATTACCCTGATAATCAATGACAGGCTAGATGTTGCATTGGCGGTATCTTCTGATGGCTTGCACCTTGGACAAGATGACCTTCCAATACAATATGCAAGAGAAAGGTTTCCTGGAATAATTGGTGTCTCTTGCCATAGCCTGGATGAGGCAATAAAGGCAGAATTGAATGGTGCGGACTATATTGGATTAGGTCCTATATTTAAAACAAAGACAAAGCCCGAACTTTCTCCCATTGGCTATGAAATAATCAAGGAGGTAAAGCAAAAGATAAAAATCCCCATTGTTGCTATTGGTGGAATAACATTGGAAAATTTAGAAAAGGTAAGGTCTGCAGATGCAATTGCTGTTGCTTCTGCAATATTGGAGAGCAAGGATGTAAAGGAAGATTGCATTAAGTTTATTAAGGATTTAACCAAAAAATATTGCAATAATTTATGAGGGAATATATAATAAAAGGATGCCAGAGTTAAGACAGAATTTAGCGACAAAGGAGTGGGTCATTATTGCAAAGGAGAGGGCAAGGAGGCCTGAGGATTTTGTAAAGAAAGAAGAGAAGAAAATAATTCCTGAATTTGTGGAAAAATGTCCATTCTGCCCCGGAAATGAGGCTATGTGCCCTCCTGATACCTTTTCTATTAAGGATGAACAGGGATGGAAAGTAAGGGTTATTCCAAACAAGTTTGCCGCACTTATTCCAGAGATTAGCAATGACAAACCAAACCTTATAGGGCTTAAGAGGCATATGCCTGGTTTTGGCTACCATGAGGTCATTATTGAAACCCCTAAGCACAATCTTACAACAGCCCTCCTTGACATATCCTATGTAAAAGACATTATTCTTTCTTACAGAGAAAGGTATCTATGGCTTTCAAATGACCCAAGGATAGACCATATTATTATTTTTAAAAATCATGGAGAGGCTGCTGGAACATCCCTTGAACACCCACACTCCCAACTGGTTGCAACACCGGTTGTCCCAAGTCATATAAGGGCAAGGATTGAGGAGGCAATGAGATAC containing:
- the thiE gene encoding thiamine phosphate synthase; the encoded protein is MNIRIIDANLNRVREGLRVIEDIARFILEDREITEKIKKIRHRIASLSLPPSLLLKERDIEGDIGTKIEDYKKDNWKEILQANIKRTEEALRVLEEFLGSDFRKIRYSVYAIEKALFKPRIKGLYLIIDTGLCEPIDVVEKAIDAGVKIIQLRDKRGNIREFLKIGEKIRSLSDEITLIINDRLDVALAVSSDGLHLGQDDLPIQYARERFPGIIGVSCHSLDEAIKAELNGADYIGLGPIFKTKTKPELSPIGYEIIKEVKQKIKIPIVAIGGITLENLEKVRSADAIAVASAILESKDVKEDCIKFIKDLTKKYCNNL
- the galT gene encoding galactose-1-phosphate uridylyltransferase, producing the protein MPELRQNLATKEWVIIAKERARRPEDFVKKEEKKIIPEFVEKCPFCPGNEAMCPPDTFSIKDEQGWKVRVIPNKFAALIPEISNDKPNLIGLKRHMPGFGYHEVIIETPKHNLTTALLDISYVKDIILSYRERYLWLSNDPRIDHIIIFKNHGEAAGTSLEHPHSQLVATPVVPSHIRARIEEAMRYYDDHQRCVFCQMIEDEIEEGIRIVAENASFVCFVPYAAFSPFHLWLLPKRHYPQFGDIKDNEIMDLAMILKDVLFRLYFGINNPDFNYVIRSAPTDFTRVNYFHWYLSIVPRISKAAGFELGSGMFINASIPEESGKFLREVKI